A genomic segment from Salvelinus alpinus chromosome 8, SLU_Salpinus.1, whole genome shotgun sequence encodes:
- the LOC139583148 gene encoding N-myc proto-oncogene protein-like isoform X2, whose translation MPAIISKNSDMDFDSLQPCFYPDEDDFYFCGPDSAPPGEDIWKKFELLPTPPLSPSRAALPGELAYASVGDWGDSAAGPMSFGLGDPLGCEWTSELLLLPEEDIWGASDGDLFGGSALNKNPNSIIIQDCMWSGFSAREKLERVVTEKLSKAISTAAACGVSKNVTTAAVITTKASELSRSVSECVDPTIVFPFPVNKRNGSSSRCPPGTVPASTVHCSAKETQSDSEDEDDDEEEDDEDDSEGEDDSDGEEIDVVTVEKRRGLSPLATGTVTISVRPKTGAASGGVASSGVVSRFVSSRGPVGSNGYGQELILKQSSVHQQQHNYAAPSPYASDDDHAPPSRKHKTSDAPRQPSRTLSSSSSSSTLTSFGSFTMATAGSKRKRNASGDSSPHGGSSGNSDSEDSERRRNHNILERQRRNDLRSSFLTLRDHVPELARNEKAAKVLILKKAAEYVLSLEVDELRLTQEKDRLQARRQQLIRTLEQARTR comes from the exons ATGCCGGCGATTATAAGTAAAAATTCCGACATGGATTTTGACTCACTACAACCCTGCTTCTATCCAGACGAGGATGACTTCTATTTCTGCGGTCCCGACTCTGCGCCTCCCGGGGAGGACATCTGGAAGAAATTTGAGTTACTGCCTACGCCGCCCCTCTCTCCGAGCCGAGCGGCGCTACCGGGGGAGCTGGCCTACGCGTCCGTGGGGGACTGGGGCGACTCGGCAGCAGGTCCCATGAGTTTTGGATTAGGCGACCCGCTTGGGTGCGAATGGACCTCGGAGCTTCTGCTCCTGCCCGAGGAAGATATCTGGGGTGCGTCGGATGGAGACCTGTTCGGCGGCTCCGCTTTGAATAAAAACCCCAACTCCATCATCATTCAGGACTGTATGTGGAGCGGCTTCTCCGCCAGGGAAAAGCTAGAGAGGGTGGTCACAGAGAAGCTGAGCAAAGCCATTTCCACAGCGGCTGCCTGTGGAGTTAGTAAAAATGTCACTACTGCCGCTGTCATCACTACCAAGGCGTCTGAGCTGAGCCGCTCCGTGTCGGAGTGTGTGGACCCCACGATAGTCTTCCCCTTCCCTGTCAACAAAAGAAACGGTAGCAGCAGCAGATGTCCACCTGGGACGGTCCCCGCCTCTACTGTCCATTGTAGCGCCAAGGAAACTCAGAGCGACTCTG AAGATGAAGACGATGATGAAGAAGAGGATGACGAAGATGACTCGGAGGGTGAAGATGACTCGGACGGCGAAGAGATCGACGTGGTCACCGTGGAGAAGCGGCGTGGCTTGTCGCCCTTGGCCACCGGCACGGTCACCATCTCAGTGCGGCCGAAGACGGGTGCCGCTTCCGGGGGCGTGGCCTCATCTGGCGTCGTGAGCCGATTCGTCAGCAGCCGGGGACCAGTGGGGTCAAACGGTTACGGTCAGGAGCTGATTCTGAAGCAGAGTTCGGTCCACCAGCAGCAACACAACTACGCCGCTCCCTCGCCATACGCCTCTGACGATGACCACGCGCCCCCCTCCAGGAAACACAAGACCTCTGACGCTCCTCGCCAACCTTCCCGCACCCTCTCTTCATCGTCGTCGTCGTCGACCTTGACGTCATTTGGCTCCTTCACAATGGCAACGGCAGGATCCAAACGCAAACGCAACGCCAGCGGGGACAGCAGCCCGCACGGCGGTTCCTCTGGCAACTCCGACTCCGAAGACTCCGAGCGGCGGCGAAACCACAACATCCTGGAACGCCAACGGCGCAACGATCTCCGCTCCAGTTTCCTCACGCTCCGCGACCACGTACCCGAGCTGGCGAGGAACGAGAAGGCGGCCAAGGTGCTGATCTTGAAGAAGGCGGCGGAGTATGTGTTGTCACTGGAGGTGGACGAGCTGCGGCTGACACAGGAGAAGGACAGGCTGCAGGCGCGGAGGCAACAGCTGATCAGGACGTTGGAGCAGGCCAGGACTCGCTAA
- the LOC139583148 gene encoding N-myc proto-oncogene protein-like isoform X1, which translates to MAFQPSAEETLSIRHGFRCVPENGVKVEAFLLAVGEQAFQVWDRMPAIISKNSDMDFDSLQPCFYPDEDDFYFCGPDSAPPGEDIWKKFELLPTPPLSPSRAALPGELAYASVGDWGDSAAGPMSFGLGDPLGCEWTSELLLLPEEDIWGASDGDLFGGSALNKNPNSIIIQDCMWSGFSAREKLERVVTEKLSKAISTAAACGVSKNVTTAAVITTKASELSRSVSECVDPTIVFPFPVNKRNGSSSRCPPGTVPASTVHCSAKETQSDSEDEDDDEEEDDEDDSEGEDDSDGEEIDVVTVEKRRGLSPLATGTVTISVRPKTGAASGGVASSGVVSRFVSSRGPVGSNGYGQELILKQSSVHQQQHNYAAPSPYASDDDHAPPSRKHKTSDAPRQPSRTLSSSSSSSTLTSFGSFTMATAGSKRKRNASGDSSPHGGSSGNSDSEDSERRRNHNILERQRRNDLRSSFLTLRDHVPELARNEKAAKVLILKKAAEYVLSLEVDELRLTQEKDRLQARRQQLIRTLEQARTR; encoded by the exons GCTTTCCAAGTGTGGGATAGAATGCCGGCGATTATAAGTAAAAATTCCGACATGGATTTTGACTCACTACAACCCTGCTTCTATCCAGACGAGGATGACTTCTATTTCTGCGGTCCCGACTCTGCGCCTCCCGGGGAGGACATCTGGAAGAAATTTGAGTTACTGCCTACGCCGCCCCTCTCTCCGAGCCGAGCGGCGCTACCGGGGGAGCTGGCCTACGCGTCCGTGGGGGACTGGGGCGACTCGGCAGCAGGTCCCATGAGTTTTGGATTAGGCGACCCGCTTGGGTGCGAATGGACCTCGGAGCTTCTGCTCCTGCCCGAGGAAGATATCTGGGGTGCGTCGGATGGAGACCTGTTCGGCGGCTCCGCTTTGAATAAAAACCCCAACTCCATCATCATTCAGGACTGTATGTGGAGCGGCTTCTCCGCCAGGGAAAAGCTAGAGAGGGTGGTCACAGAGAAGCTGAGCAAAGCCATTTCCACAGCGGCTGCCTGTGGAGTTAGTAAAAATGTCACTACTGCCGCTGTCATCACTACCAAGGCGTCTGAGCTGAGCCGCTCCGTGTCGGAGTGTGTGGACCCCACGATAGTCTTCCCCTTCCCTGTCAACAAAAGAAACGGTAGCAGCAGCAGATGTCCACCTGGGACGGTCCCCGCCTCTACTGTCCATTGTAGCGCCAAGGAAACTCAGAGCGACTCTG AAGATGAAGACGATGATGAAGAAGAGGATGACGAAGATGACTCGGAGGGTGAAGATGACTCGGACGGCGAAGAGATCGACGTGGTCACCGTGGAGAAGCGGCGTGGCTTGTCGCCCTTGGCCACCGGCACGGTCACCATCTCAGTGCGGCCGAAGACGGGTGCCGCTTCCGGGGGCGTGGCCTCATCTGGCGTCGTGAGCCGATTCGTCAGCAGCCGGGGACCAGTGGGGTCAAACGGTTACGGTCAGGAGCTGATTCTGAAGCAGAGTTCGGTCCACCAGCAGCAACACAACTACGCCGCTCCCTCGCCATACGCCTCTGACGATGACCACGCGCCCCCCTCCAGGAAACACAAGACCTCTGACGCTCCTCGCCAACCTTCCCGCACCCTCTCTTCATCGTCGTCGTCGTCGACCTTGACGTCATTTGGCTCCTTCACAATGGCAACGGCAGGATCCAAACGCAAACGCAACGCCAGCGGGGACAGCAGCCCGCACGGCGGTTCCTCTGGCAACTCCGACTCCGAAGACTCCGAGCGGCGGCGAAACCACAACATCCTGGAACGCCAACGGCGCAACGATCTCCGCTCCAGTTTCCTCACGCTCCGCGACCACGTACCCGAGCTGGCGAGGAACGAGAAGGCGGCCAAGGTGCTGATCTTGAAGAAGGCGGCGGAGTATGTGTTGTCACTGGAGGTGGACGAGCTGCGGCTGACACAGGAGAAGGACAGGCTGCAGGCGCGGAGGCAACAGCTGATCAGGACGTTGGAGCAGGCCAGGACTCGCTAA